CGAGAAATTTCCTTAGTTCATCCTTATTCAATTAGCATCCTGACGCGCAAGCCATGGCCCAACGCCGCATCGGACAAATCCTGGTCGACCTCGGTTACGTCTCCGACGACCAGCTCGAATTGCTGCTCGAAGAGCAACATCAGCGCACCGGCCAATTGCTGGGCCAGGTCGCGCAGGACATGGGTCTGATCAACGACGATCAGCTCGCCCAGGCCCTCGCCGAACAGCTCCACCTCCGCGTCGTCACCGTCACGGATCTCACCATCGATCCCAAAGTGATCTCCATGGTCACCGAGCCGATGGCGCAGATGTATCGCATCATTCCCACCGAGTTCGACGGTAACACGCTCACCGTCGCCATGTGCGACCCGCAGAACCTCGGCGTTCAGGACGAGCTGCGCACCTTCCTCGGCTACAACATCCGCGTCGTCGTCGCCACCGAGCCGGGCATCATCAAATCCCTCGAACGCTACTACGGCGAAAGCACCGAAAGCGTCGAGTCGATCGTCACCGCGATGGAGGACGACGCCGAACTGGCCGCCGCCGCCGCGAAGGTTGCCGGCAACTCGGTCGACCTCACCAGCGTCGAAGCCCTCGCCGACAGCGCTCCGGTCCGCAAGCTGCTCAACATGGTGCTGCTGCTCGCGATCAAGGACCACGCGAGCGACTTGCACTTCGAGCCGTTCGAAGACGAATTCCGCATTCGCATCAAGGCGGACGGCGTCCTCTACGAAATGGTGCCGCCTCCCCGCCACTTGGCCTTCGCGATCACCACCCGCATCAAGGTCATGGCGAACCTCGACATCGCCGAGCGCCGTCTGCCGCAAGACGGTCGCATCGAGCTCACCGTGGGCGGTCACCCTGTCGATCTCCGCGTCAGCGTCTTGCCGACCTTGTTCGGCGAGAGCGTCGTTATGCGGGTGCTCGACCGCTCGGTCGTGTCGCTCGACCTCCGTAACGTCGGCATGAACCAGGAGACGATGGACGTCTTCCGCCTAGCCATCGCCAAGCCGAACGGCATTGTCCTGGTCACCGGCCCGACCGGTTCCGGCAAGACGACGACGCTCTACTCGGCGCTCAACGAGCTCAATACGATCCACGACAAACTGATCACCACCGAAGATCCGGTCGAGTACGACATGGAAGGGATCATCCAGGTCCCCATCGACGCCTCGATCGGCAACACCTTCGCCGCCTGCCTCCGGGCCATCCTGCGGCAAGACCCCGACAAGATCCTGGTGGGCGAGATCCGCGACCTCGAAACGGCCGAAATCGCCGTTCAGGCGTCGCTCACCGGCCACATGGTGTTCAGCACGCTCCACACGAACGACGCCCCCAGCACGATCACGCGTTTGAAGGATATGGGGGTTCCCGTGTTCCTCATCACCGCCACGGTCGAGGCAATCCTCGCCCAGCGGCTGGTCCGGCGCGTCTGCACCAAGTGCCGCGAAGAGCACACGCCGACGAAGGAAATGCTGGACGATTTGGAGCTTTCGCCTGCCGACCTGAAGGGAAAACGCTTTTTTCGTGGCTCAGGTTGCGAAAATTGCAACAATACTGGGTACAAGGGGCGCGTTGGTCTGTTCGAGCTGATGATCATGAACAACGAGCTCCGCGAGCTCATCATGCGCAACGCCTCGACCGACGAACTCCGCGAGGCGGCCCGTCGGGGCGGCATGGTCACCCTCCGCGACGCCGGCATGAAGGCCTGCTTCGATGGGCTGACCACCGCCGAAGAAACGATCCGCGAAACGATTATGGAAGCGTAAGAGAGGTCAGTTGTCAGTGGTCCGTGGTCAGTTGCGAGCAACTCAACGACCTCCCAGCAACTGACCACGGACCACTGACAACTGACAGAGTTAGAGGAACGGGACTGAGGACCCACTGCGGACTGCGCCGCTTCAGCGACCAGCCCGACGCTAAGGATCGCCGCTATGCCAACTTTCCAATTCGAGGCGATGGACTCCACCGGGGCGGAGATCAAGGACGTCATTGACGCCGCCACCGAGGAAGATGCGCAAGCGACTATCCGGCAGATGGGATACTTCGTCACGAAGATCTCCGTCAAGAAGGTTCGCAAGAAGGCCGAAGCCGGCGGAGCCAAAAAGAAACGCGGCTTCGTTTTCGGCGGCGTCCGCTCCAAAGATCTCACCGCCTTCACCCGCCAGCTTTCCATTCTCCAGGACGCCGGCCTGCCGATTCTCCGCTCGCTCCGCATTCTCGGCGAGCAAGCGAAGCCGGGCCGTCTGAAGTACTCCCTCGAAGACACTTGCGAAGCGATCGAAGGCGGCGACACCCTCTCCGAGGCGATGGCCAAGTCGCCCAAATGCTTCGACCGCCTGTACGTCAACATGATCAAGGCCGGCGAGGCGGGCGGCGCCCTCGAAGTCATTCTCCAGCGTCTCGCCGACTTCAAAGAACGGGCCGAGTCCCTCAAACGCAAAGTTAAGTCGGCGATGATCTATCCGGTCGTCGTCGTCTGCGTCGCCGTCGGTATTTTGACGTTCATCATGATCAAGATCGTCCCGAGCTTTCAGGACATCTTCGAGGACTTTGACCTTGAGCTGCCGACGCTCACGATCTACCTGATCAACGTCGCCGAGTGGTGCCAAAACTACTGGTACCTCATCCCTGGCATCCCGATCGCCATTTGGCTCACGATCAAGCTCATTCGCAAGTTCCGCCACGGCCGCATCGGCTGGGACCAGTTCTGCATCAAGATGCCGATTTTCGGCCAGCTGGTCGAAAAGAACATCATGGCCCGCACGTCGCGGACGCTCGGCACGCTGATCGCTTCGGGCGTGCCGATTCTCGAGGCCCTCAACATCACCCGCGAGACCGCCGGCAATGCGATTTTCGAGAAGATGTTCTTGAAGATCAGCGAGCGGATCCGCGAGGGCGACGCCATCGCCGGCCCGATGAAGGAATTCTCCCGCCTCAGCTTCCACCCCGTGGCGGCCTTCTTCTGGTTCTGCTTTATCGGCGGCCCGATCGGGCTCCTGATGTACATGCTCAAATACCGCCAGCGGGTCGTCGACGACATCGTCGTCAACATGGTCGACGTCGGCGAGGAAACGGGCGAGCTCGACACGATGCTCTACAAGGTGGCCGACACCTACGACGAAGAAGTCGCTGTCCTCACGGACGGCCTGACGAAGCTCATGGAACCGCTGCTGATTATCTTCCTCGGCGGCGCCGTCGGCTTCATCGTCATCGCCCTGTTCGTCCCCCTGGTCGACCTCATCAACAACCTGTCGGGCTAGGCGGAAAATGACCGAATGACGAAACCCGAATGACGAATGGAGGGTCCTGACCCCCATTCGTCATTCGTCATTTAGGCATTCGTCATTACGCCCCACGGGCGTCTCCGGTTAGTTCCCAGCTACCCCGAAAGCAGTTAAACTCCATCCGGCACACAGTTTGCGGTTGCTAGCGATTCAACGTGCGAACTTGCTAATTTCCGCGGACTTGCGTCGGGGGGCGCCTTATTCCGCCTTGCGAAATCAAACGCTTCGTCTCATTCCAATACGCCTCTCTCCCACACGGAGAGAGGGCAGGGTGAGGGGAGGAAACTCCCATGGTGAGATTTCGCCACAGGCAGACAGGTCGAACCCCGCCGCCTGGCCACCCCCATTCGGGGGAGCCAGCCGCCAACAGTGCCCACTAAACGAACAGTGCCACTAGCCGAACGGCCCCGCCGTCCGGTCGCCCCGAACCAGACGCCAGTCCCGGAAACCAACCAGAACCGCCCAGCATCAACGCCCGGCCAGGCGAGCCAGAAGAGCAAGACAAGGAGCCAAAGTCACATGC
This sequence is a window from Lacipirellula parvula. Protein-coding genes within it:
- a CDS encoding GspE/PulE family protein, coding for MAQRRIGQILVDLGYVSDDQLELLLEEQHQRTGQLLGQVAQDMGLINDDQLAQALAEQLHLRVVTVTDLTIDPKVISMVTEPMAQMYRIIPTEFDGNTLTVAMCDPQNLGVQDELRTFLGYNIRVVVATEPGIIKSLERYYGESTESVESIVTAMEDDAELAAAAAKVAGNSVDLTSVEALADSAPVRKLLNMVLLLAIKDHASDLHFEPFEDEFRIRIKADGVLYEMVPPPRHLAFAITTRIKVMANLDIAERRLPQDGRIELTVGGHPVDLRVSVLPTLFGESVVMRVLDRSVVSLDLRNVGMNQETMDVFRLAIAKPNGIVLVTGPTGSGKTTTLYSALNELNTIHDKLITTEDPVEYDMEGIIQVPIDASIGNTFAACLRAILRQDPDKILVGEIRDLETAEIAVQASLTGHMVFSTLHTNDAPSTITRLKDMGVPVFLITATVEAILAQRLVRRVCTKCREEHTPTKEMLDDLELSPADLKGKRFFRGSGCENCNNTGYKGRVGLFELMIMNNELRELIMRNASTDELREAARRGGMVTLRDAGMKACFDGLTTAEETIRETIMEA
- a CDS encoding type II secretion system F family protein, which gives rise to MPTFQFEAMDSTGAEIKDVIDAATEEDAQATIRQMGYFVTKISVKKVRKKAEAGGAKKKRGFVFGGVRSKDLTAFTRQLSILQDAGLPILRSLRILGEQAKPGRLKYSLEDTCEAIEGGDTLSEAMAKSPKCFDRLYVNMIKAGEAGGALEVILQRLADFKERAESLKRKVKSAMIYPVVVVCVAVGILTFIMIKIVPSFQDIFEDFDLELPTLTIYLINVAEWCQNYWYLIPGIPIAIWLTIKLIRKFRHGRIGWDQFCIKMPIFGQLVEKNIMARTSRTLGTLIASGVPILEALNITRETAGNAIFEKMFLKISERIREGDAIAGPMKEFSRLSFHPVAAFFWFCFIGGPIGLLMYMLKYRQRVVDDIVVNMVDVGEETGELDTMLYKVADTYDEEVAVLTDGLTKLMEPLLIIFLGGAVGFIVIALFVPLVDLINNLSG